CATTTTGGCATTACATTAGATACATTTTAATGCTTGAGCTACATAAACAGAGCAGGGCACAACGTTGCTAATTAGCTATCGTTTCTGGCCTCGCTTGTTCTATGAATGGAGGAAGGCAATGGCGGTAGCATAAACGCAACATATAAACAGTTAGTTTGAAGATGAGGAACTTAATAATAATGCTGTTCTTAACTTCCATATGTTTTTCACTTACTTAGGGCACCGTCACCCACAAAGCGTAAGGAGGAGGAAAAGTCAAAGGACAGGGGAAAAGAGAAGACTGCCACAAAGGAAGGGGGGGacaaggagagaggcagggagaagggCCACAAACGACGCAGTGCATCCACTGGGAGCAGCAGCAGGTGAGATGCCCCCAATTGCTCTTTCAGACTCTGTACAGTCTTTAACTACCTCAAACAGTGCTTTATGACACACTAGCTAGGTCTTTTCACGCTAAGCTTTGCTGGAATGCCCTATGTTCCAAAGTGGGCCAAGAGTTTAATTGGACATGAATTTCAGATGGTACTTCCCTGTTTTACTCAGTTTCCTTCGATTGTgttcctaatgaacacaacccttgTTGCTGGCCTGTTTGTGTATGTATATCTTACTACCCAGCTCCAGCAGCAGCTCTGGCTCCAGCTCTGGTTCCTCCAGCGGTTCTAGTTCCTCTGGCACCAGCCGCTCTGGGTCTTCCCCGGTCCAGCTCCTCCAGCTCATCTAGTTCCTCTGGGTCACCTGACCCCAGCCGCCGCCGCGACAACCGCCGCCGCTCCGCTCCGCGTGAGTACCAGCTGATACATTGTGATTGTGGTCCTAAACAGTGTATGTTCATTGGGAAATTCCCTGGGTTCACATAGTATTTGAAATCGTCCAAATGTTTTATCTTCGTCTAGGACAATGGAACCAGTGGCACACACTGAACATAGTTGAAATAtgtcaaatactatttgaaccctaGGTCTGGTTGAGAATGCCATTTTATCATGATCAAAATGGTTCAGTTGTGGGAAAACTACAAGTTTGTCCCGCTTTAAATAGTATCTCTTCACTTCGAAACTCTCATGGTTTTGTAATGACTGTCCATTGTGCTACAGGTCCAAAACACAGAAGAAGGAGATGACAAGGAGCGAAGGAGAAGGAGCCCGAGCCCCAAGCCCACCAAAGTTCACTTAGGAAGACTGACCAGAAATGTGACCAAGGTGAGGGACTACACGACACGGCTGTTGACATGGGgcggggggcggcagggtagcctagtggttagagcgttggactagtaactgaaaggttgcaagttcaagtcCCCGAGCtgacctgtcgttctgcccctgaacgggcagttaacccactgttcctaggccgtcattgaaaataagaatttgttcttaactgacttgcctagttaaaaaaaaaaaaataacaggCTAACAGTGTTAGCGGTTAGTAGCAGTTGTGTATCCTCTCATGATCTCACAATTTTGCAGGGTGCTTGGAATTGTCAATATTATTGTATTGAATTATGAACTCTTTGAAGATATCCGGGAGAAGGCAGTTCTGGAGTTAACAGAGTAACTGGCCTAGAGTGAATTCTGAAGCACCAATTGTATGTTAGGCTTACAACATGTTCTTTTACAAAATAAGCCAGGAACATTAGGGTTAGGTACTGTGGCTGTAAAAATACATATTATTGTTGTACAGTGGATAAATAaagatgtatgcacacacacattaccggtcaaaagtttagaacacctactaatGCAtgtgttctttatttttacagttttctacattgtagaataatagtgaagacatcaaaacgatgaaataacacatggaatcatgtagtaacaaaaaaagtgttaaacaaagcaaaatatattttagattcttcaaatagccaccctaccttgatgacagctttgcatacgcttggcgttctctcaaccagcttcacctggaatgcttttccaacagtcttgaaggagttcccacatatgctgagcacttgttggctgcttttccttcactctgcggtcggGCTCATCCTAAACCATTTCAA
The sequence above is a segment of the Oncorhynchus gorbuscha isolate QuinsamMale2020 ecotype Even-year linkage group LG16, OgorEven_v1.0, whole genome shotgun sequence genome. Coding sequences within it:
- the LOC123998887 gene encoding RNA-binding protein with serine-rich domain 1-B-like, which translates into the protein MAPSPTKRKEEEKSKDRGKEKTATKEGGDKERGREKGHKRRSASTGSSSSSSSSSGSSSGSSSGSSSSGTSRSGSSPVQLLQLI